From a single Nostoc sp. MS1 genomic region:
- a CDS encoding NAD-dependent epimerase/dehydratase family protein, with the protein MKIFVAGATGAIGRPLIAQLLEQGHEIVALTRSLEKAQTLAKQGVELAIADVFDADAVKAAMTRTQPEVVIEQLTSLPKTYTSESMSAASALNTRIRREGGANVLAAAQGAGVRRYLRQSIAFWAIPGAGLADEETPLAFDASPAVAADAHIVTEIERDLLGNPNLEGIAVRYGFLYGPGTWFAPDGDVAQQVRQQQFPIVGNGEGVWSWIHIEDAAIATVAAAERGNSGIYLITDDQPVAVRQWLPAYAKWLNAPPPPQVSVEDALRISGADAVYYGTQMRGASNAKAKRELNFQPRPLEWMVNSAVAHTS; encoded by the coding sequence ATGAAGATTTTTGTTGCAGGGGCAACAGGGGCGATCGGTCGTCCCTTAATCGCGCAACTGCTAGAGCAAGGACATGAAATAGTTGCGTTGACACGTTCTTTAGAAAAAGCACAAACTTTAGCTAAACAAGGCGTGGAATTGGCGATCGCAGATGTGTTCGATGCCGATGCTGTGAAAGCTGCCATGACTCGCACTCAGCCGGAAGTAGTGATTGAACAACTTACTTCCCTGCCCAAAACCTATACTAGCGAGTCGATGAGCGCAGCTTCAGCCCTGAATACACGCATCCGTCGAGAAGGGGGAGCCAATGTGCTGGCAGCAGCGCAAGGGGCTGGTGTGCGCCGTTATCTCAGGCAGTCGATCGCATTCTGGGCGATTCCCGGCGCAGGCTTGGCAGACGAAGAAACGCCATTAGCTTTTGATGCCTCGCCTGCGGTTGCAGCAGATGCTCACATAGTCACGGAGATCGAGCGTGACTTACTAGGGAACCCCAACCTAGAAGGAATTGCGGTGCGTTATGGATTCCTTTACGGGCCTGGTACTTGGTTTGCTCCCGATGGTGATGTTGCCCAACAGGTGCGACAGCAACAGTTCCCAATCGTTGGGAATGGGGAAGGTGTCTGGTCGTGGATTCATATCGAAGATGCAGCGATCGCCACAGTTGCAGCAGCAGAACGAGGCAATTCTGGCATTTACCTAATTACAGACGATCAACCCGTAGCCGTGCGTCAGTGGCTTCCTGCATATGCCAAATGGCTCAATGCTCCACCACCTCCGCAGGTATCGGTTGAGGATGCTCTGCGAATTAGTGGTGCGGATGCTGTCTATTATGGTACTCAGATGCGAGGCGCATCCAATGCTAAAGCAAAACGCGAATTAAATTTTCAGCCCCGACCTTTGGAATGGATGGTTAACAGCGCCGTGGCTCATACCAGTTAA
- a CDS encoding DsbA family protein has translation MSQTSDGDGLLIPISKYDNIQGTRDAQIILVEYGDYQCLSCGEVHRMIQEIQQQIQLCFVFRHFPRIHIHFQAQKAAEAAEAAAAQNKFWQMHNLLFENQYALNNGHLLEYANEIQLDINRFLQDMTGHVHAERVAQSIQGGIQSGVSNTPALFINGVRYRDAWDTERLLAAMLD, from the coding sequence ATGAGCCAGACAAGCGATGGTGACGGGCTGCTCATACCAATTTCAAAATACGATAACATTCAAGGAACAAGAGATGCACAAATCATTTTAGTTGAATACGGTGACTATCAATGTCTTTCCTGTGGTGAGGTTCATAGGATGATTCAAGAGATTCAGCAACAGATCCAATTATGCTTTGTATTCCGCCATTTCCCGCGCATACACATTCATTTTCAAGCACAAAAGGCAGCAGAAGCCGCAGAAGCCGCCGCCGCGCAAAATAAGTTTTGGCAGATGCACAATCTCTTATTTGAGAATCAATATGCTCTTAACAATGGACATCTTCTAGAGTATGCCAATGAGATACAGCTTGATATCAATCGATTCCTTCAGGACATGACGGGTCATGTTCATGCCGAGCGGGTCGCTCAGAGCATTCAAGGCGGTATACAAAGCGGTGTCAGTAATACGCCAGCTTTATTTATTAACGGAGTTCGCTATAGGGATGCTTGGGATACAGAGAGATTACTTGCAGCGATGCTCGACTAG
- a CDS encoding response regulator produces MTQWHRSTPTPNSSVIRVLISDDHPFMREGLAAVIDYKPDMTVVGQAGNGREAVELFRQHQPDVTLMDLRMPELSGVEAIATICAEFADARIVVLTTYDGDEDIYRGLRSGAKGYVLKDAEPEELLTAIRAVHNGQKYIPPAVGAKLAERIGSPELSDRELEVLRLMATGKSNLEISTALAIAEGTVKFHVKNILSKLGVGDRTQAMIVALKRGIITL; encoded by the coding sequence ATGACCCAATGGCACAGATCAACTCCTACACCAAACTCCTCTGTTATCCGCGTCTTGATTAGCGACGATCATCCATTTATGCGAGAAGGTCTAGCAGCCGTAATTGACTATAAACCGGATATGACCGTTGTTGGACAAGCTGGCAATGGGCGCGAAGCAGTAGAATTGTTCCGTCAACATCAACCCGATGTAACGTTGATGGATTTGCGGATGCCTGAGCTAAGTGGGGTTGAAGCGATCGCTACCATTTGCGCTGAGTTTGCCGACGCTCGAATCGTTGTCCTGACAACCTACGATGGAGACGAAGACATCTATCGGGGATTGCGCTCAGGTGCAAAGGGCTATGTCTTAAAGGATGCAGAACCGGAGGAACTACTGACAGCGATTCGGGCAGTTCACAACGGGCAAAAGTACATCCCCCCGGCTGTGGGCGCAAAATTAGCAGAGCGGATAGGTAGCCCAGAACTGAGCGATCGCGAGTTGGAAGTGCTGCGTCTGATGGCAACTGGCAAAAGTAATTTAGAGATTAGTACTGCCTTGGCGATCGCTGAGGGAACAGTCAAATTCCATGTCAAAAATATTCTGAGTAAGTTGGGAGTGGGCGATCGCACTCAAGCAATGATTGTTGCTCTAAAGCGCGGTATCATTACACTTTAA